The region GTTCCGAACGAGACATCCACATACTCATCGGCAATGATCGGAATTTCCCGATTCACGATTGGTAGAGTCAAGGTTTTGCCGATAATATGCTGGTAGCGATCGTCATTCGGATTGACGGCAACCGCTGTATCACCCAGCATAGTTTCGGGTCGGGTAGTCGCAACTTCCACATAGCCAGAACCATCCGTCAGTGGATAGCGGAAGTGCCAGAGATTTCCAGTAACTTCCTTGTTATCGACTTCCAAATCTGACACGGCAGACTGAGTAGCAGGGCACCAGTTCACCAAATATTTTCCCCGGTAGATTAGTCCTTCTTCAAAGAGCCTGGTAAAGGCTTCTAGAACAGCGGCAGAAAGCCCCTCATCCATCGTGAAGCGTTCCCGCGACCAATCGACCGACAAACCCAGACGGCGCAATTGACTTACGATCACGCCACCGGACTCTTCTTTCCATTCCCAGGCACGCTTGAGGTAAGCTTCGCGTCCCACTTCCTGGCGGGTTTTGCCCTTTGACCGAAGTTCTTTATCTAACAGCGTACTCACAGCGATGCTGGCATGATCCGTGCCTGGTAACCACAACGTATTCCGCCCGATCATGCGATGGTAACGAACCAGCACATCAATTAAAGAGTGCTCGAAGGCATGACCCATGTGCAGACTGCCTGTGACATTGGGGGGAGGAATTACGACACAGTAAGGTTCCCCAGGATGGTTGGGATCGGCTTTGAATACTGCATTTGCCTCCCAGTGTTTCTGCCACTTGGCTTCGATCTCAAAGGGTTCGTACTGGCTAGGGAGGTCAGAAGTGATCATGGGAAGGGAATAGGGGATAGGGGATAGGGAATAGGGGATAGGGAAGGTGGAGAAGCGGGGATGGGCTTCAACGTGAGCGCTCAGCCGAACGGAGATAGGCGAAAGGCGTAATCTTGCATCCTACATCCGATACTCCGTCCCCTCTCTCATGCTTCCTGCCTCTTGTCCCCTTAATTACTTCTTTTGATTTTGGCATGAGGGTGGTGTTTGGTGCAGGGCGATCGCGTCTTCTCGTTGAATTTTGCCCATAGGATAGCTGGTAAGTCCGACCGAATAGACTGAAATGAAATGAGCGACCAACAATTATACGTTGTTGATGTAGATATTACTGATGCCCGGTTAGAAGGACTGACGGCTGTGTGCGAGCAAACAGCTCAAAATATGAAACAGTCTTTCCCAGATGTTGTGGGAAGCCGCCCAGATTAACCAACAAACCTCTTTCATCTGTAATTCAAAGATTAACGGGAAATAACTTTTTGTTCTGGCAAGTTCCAGATACCCAGTCCAATTGCGTTGTATCGTACATTTTCCACTCGATTGCGAACAGCAGCCATTGCTTTTGCATTGGCAAGATAAATAAATGGCAGATATTCTTGCGTAATCTGCTGAGTTTTAGCATAAATCTCTTTTCGCTTTGCTTCATTCAGTTCGCGTGCACCTTGCACGTAAAGTTGTCCAATTTCTTTTTCCCAATCAGAAACAGTGCGTCCAATAATTGGTGGGCTTCCTGGCTTGGGTCCTTGATTAAAGGAATGGGAACCTCCATCAGGATTCCAAACGTTGAATCCATTGTGGGGTTCAGTTCCTCCTGTTAACCCAAGGAGTATGCATTCCCAATCCAAAGACGTATCTATTTTTTCAATGACTGAATTGAAGGCAATCGGTGTAAAGTCTACTTGCATTCCAATCGCGGCTAAGTCTTGTTTGATTTGAGCACCGATCGCAACTCTTAGCTTGTTTTCAGCATTGGTAATGAAATTAAATCGAACTCGATTGCCTTCTGCGTCAAATAATTGACCTTGAGCGTTGTACTTAAATCCAGCTTGTTGAAGCAGATCCTTTGATTTTTGAGGATTGTATTCGTAGGTTTTCAAACCTTCTTCGGGCTTTAAGTAGTAGGGGCTTTGCACGGAGATTGGAGAGTTTTGGGGTTCTGCCAAACCTCGAAAGGCATTGTTAATCATTTGTTCGCGATTGATCGCATAGGCAACTGCTTGCCGAAATTCTTTTGTGTTAAACCAGCGAGACTTGATTGGGTCAACTAATGGAGTTCCATTTTCTCGCCGTCCTGTGTTCAGGTTAAAAGAAACATACAATGTTCCAGTTCGTAGCCCACCTTGTTGGATTTGGAAGTTACCTCGTTTTTCCTCTTGTTTTAACAAAGAAAAGTCTTCTGGGCGTAGAGTACTTAATTCACCCAACATATCAAGTTCTCCAGTGCGGAACCGAATTAGCTGAGTATCAGTAGACTCGACTATCTGCAATATCAGGCGATCAATATAAGGTAATTGTTGCCCTTGAGCATCTTTTCTCCAATAGAATGGATTGCGGCGAAAAATATAGCGCTGACCTGGAGTATAACTCTCTAACGTAAATGCTCCGTTGACAACTACTTTTTTGGGATCAGTATCCGTACCCCATGTGGAGAGAAACAAGGGCTTGCCGTTGGCATCGTTAGTATAGACGGACTCCCGTAAAGCATGGGCAGGCAAAATTGCGATGCCACCAGTTGTTTTCAGAAAGGGAGCAAAGGGTTCGGGAATTGTGAATTCGACACGGCGATTATCTACTTTTCTGACACTGGGAAATTGATTTCCGTCTCCTAATCGCAAAACATCGCGTAGATCGGTCGGAATTTTTTCGTTCAGGTAAACATCGTTGTAGCTGAAGATGACATCATCTGCCGTTAAGGGTTGCCCATCTGACCACTTCAATCCATCTCGGAGTGTGAAGGTAATGCGCTTTTTGTCTTCTGACATTTCCCATGACTCTGCTAGAGCTGGTTCAACTTCTGCGGTTTCTGGATTTTCACTCACCAACCCTTCGTAGGTAAAAAGGAACATGTTGGGAAACTCGCCATTGAAGGCATAGTTAAAGGTTTTGAAATCACTCAGGGTGCTAAGGACGATCTGATCTCCTCGTGCTGAACTTTGTTTAAGCAGATCGGAGTTACAAGCGTTGAGGGCGATCGCCACCCAACAGACCATGAAGGCGATCGCAAGACTCCGCCATCCCTTTCTCATTGCGCTGCCCACTATTGCTTTCATTCCTTTCACTTTACGCACCTGGATCTACCCCTAAAGTCCGCAATTGTTCCCGCAAGCGATCAACTTGAGTCTCCGCCGCTTCAGCTCGTTGCCGCTCTTGCTCAGCTCGTTGCCGCTCTTGCTCAGCTCGTTGCCGCTCTTGCTCAGCTCGTTGCCGCTCTTGCTCAGCTCGTTGCCGTTCTTGCTCAGCTAACGCTTCTGCAGTCTGGCGAGCAGCGATTTCTTGCTGTAATGCTTGCAGTAAGTCGTCCGGAGCCAGGATCTTTTCGCCTGTGTCTTCCCGATAAAACCCAATCAGTTGATTTTCGACTTCCAGCCGTAACTCTAGTGGGGCACTACGACCATCCTCAATCAACTCATAGAGTTCGTTTCGTAGACGATAGCCTTTCAGTTTTTCAGGAATCCATTCACCTTTGGGATCAAATTGCCAGTATTCTTGAACTCCTAATTGCTCATACAAAATCTTTTTATAGGTCTGATCCTCATCCTTTGTTGCATTCGAGGTCATTTCAAAAATCACGACAGGAACTTCTCCCTCTTCCCAGGTTTTGTAGTTGTCTCGCGGACCGGGTGGAACATTGAAAATGACCATAACATCGGGAGCGACGCGTAGCCGAGGGTAGCCCTGAGCATAATAAAGAAATTGATCTGCTAGAACGATCGCCTGCTGTCCAACTAGATACTGACGTAGGGCAACAACTGCATTGATAATTGCATCAACATGAACAGAAGTTTCTGCCAAAGGTTTACCGTCTGAACTAGGATAAAAAATTTTGGTCGGTTGAGCCGCGATCGCCATAACGTTCTCCCCAATGGGTGTTGTGCGCGTGACCCAATTCTAACGAGTTTTAGCCTGCTCCAATAGAACAACGGCATAGGCAGCAATGCCTTCCTCGCGTCCGGTGGCATCTAGCTTTTCGTTGGTTGTGGCTTTTATACCTACTTGATCCGATTGCAGGTGAAGGACTGTAGCGAGGCGATCGCGCATGGCGGGAATGTGCGGCTTGAGTTTGGGACGTTCTGCCACAATGACGGAATCAATATTGCAAATTTGCCAGCCCTTATCTTGGATTAGCTGATCCACTTGTTCCAGCAGTTTCAAACTATCTGCTCCTTCCCACTTGGGGTCGGTAGGTGGGAAGTAGTGCCCAATATCTCCCAGGCTCAAGGCTCCCAGCATGGCATCCATAATCGCGTGGGTGAGCACATCAGCATCGCTATGCCCCAGCAAACCCAATGAATGTTCAATCTTGATCCCACCTAGGATTAAAGGGCGTTCGGGCACTAGACGATGAATGTCGTATCCGTTTCCAATCCGAATGGAAGCCATGTGGAGTCAGCCTTTAAGCAATCAACTCCATGATTATAAAGGTGTCGGGGAAGGAGACGGTTAAGCGATCGCGACCAGGTCTTTGTATTCGGTAGCTAGCTCTTCTTCAGTGAGACTGTCGTGAATGTCTTGTGGTGTCCACAAGGTCTGAAACACTAGCAAATAACGAGGTTGCATAATGCGAATATCATCCAAAACATCGCGAAGCACGGAGGCGGAATAAATTTCATCAAACAGGGGTTGGTCATCTGCCGTTCCCAGCAGCAGTGTTACCACAATGTAAGCAGGTTGCTCATAGAGATTGAGATTCGGCGATCGCTGTTTGGTGATAGTGCCATCGACATTGGTGAATGTCTCAATACTGAATTTGCTTTGTTCCCGTTGCAGAAGCTGATTGTACAGATTTTCTGCTGTTTCAATGCCATTAACCGTTTGAGATTTTGCGAGTACATGAGTCCAGTAGCGAGAATAATCCATTAGCAATGTTGCAACCTGTTGCAACAAGGCAAAAAGCCCTTCAGGTGTTGCGGTATCGGCATTTTCTCCGAGGTCGTTCAGCAGGGTTTGTAGTCTGCGAGCTTCAGCTCTGAGTGCAACTTGCAAAATGCTAATGGTAAAAATGTCATTAGTAAGTTCTATATCGTCTGAGAAATCTGATGTCTCAATCCCCTGGGGTTCAGCCTCTAGATCCATAACACCCTTCCTTAATTGTGCAACCCTATCAACATCTTCACCCCAGATCGCCTGGAATTCAGTTAGTTCATCTCATTTTTCGAAGGCGATCGAAGAATGCAACTGACTTTGTGTACCTGGAAAACTAACTTTTACAAAAAATCAAATCTGAACCATCTCCGTGTATTCAGTTAACAGTTCATCATAGATAAGGCTATCGGTTGCCACTTGAGGACTCCATAGCAGTTCAAACACCAGCAAATAGTCTGGAGGAATCGCCGCGAGTTTTTGTAATGCCTCTCTTAGCATTCCCTCAGTGCGAACCTGATTAAACAAAGTATTGTCGTGCGCTGTTCCCACTAATAGCGTTACCACAACGATCCGCCACCACTACGTCCACCACTGCTTTTAGCGTAAGCTTCAGAAGCCATTGTGAGCTGAATTTTTGGCACTGATGCTATGAGATCAACCGTGACAGCATTGACAAAGACAACACTCATTGCTGACAGGCACGATCGCACAACATGAAGCTCAGGCATAGAAACTATCCTGGTTGTGGTTGAGGTCACTTTATAGCCTCATGCTCACAGCACTATTTTAGGCAATTGGCTGACAAGATGCTGAAAACCCTAATGATTCTTGATGCCTACCCTTCTTGCTCTCCAGTTTGTTCCAGCCAGCGAGCATACAGATCAGGGCGACGATCGCGAGTGCGTTGAATTTGCTGCTGTTTTCGCCACCGGGCGATCGCTTGATGATTCCCCGATAGCAGCACCTCTGGCACTGCCCAACCCCGAAATACTGGCGGACGGGTGTATTGAGGATAATCTAATAATCCCTGTTCAAAGCTTTCAGCTTTTAGGGATTCTTCTTTTCCAACCGTGCCCGGTAGCAAACGCACAACACCATTGACTAAAGCCAGGGCGGGAATTTCGCCACAGGTTAGAATAAAATCTCCCAATGATATTTCTCGGTTGACTAAATGCAAGACGCGATCGTCCACCCCTTCATAATGCCCGCAGATGATCACGAGTTGAGCACACGTTGCCGCAAACTCCTGAAACATTTGCTGGTGCATAGTTTCTCCTTGAGGAGACATTAACAAGACCTCGCGTTGTGGCAGCAACGGCAGCGACTCTACCGCCGCAAAAATAGGTTCTGGTTTCATCAACATACCTACTCCACCGCCATAAGGCTCGTCATCTACTCGTTTATGTCGATCAGTCGCAAAATCACGGGGATTCGTGAGATGCACTTCAGCGATTTGCTTTGCCAGCGCCTTCCCTAACAATCCGGAGCTGAGTGGAGAGCGGAAAAAATCCGGGAACAACGTGACGATATCAATACGCATAAAGGGATTGAATACTAAGGAGCCATGATGAACTGAGGCACAATACCACCGATAGGGATAGAGGTGCGTCTCAAAATGTTGGTTGTCTCTGCTTCGTCATGAAATGCTGTTGTTCATGGACGGAAACATTCCTTAAACCATTAATTTACGCTTTAATGGTTTGTCATCATCGATATTCTTGATAAAGTTCCGAGTTACTAGTACTCGGATATTTCACTATGAGAGAAAATGTCTGTTAAAAATTTACGTAAAACATTCCCAGCAAGCACACAAGATTGATTTAAATAAGCAACAGCATTGTCATGGTTTCCATACTTCCACACCCGCGAAGGGAAGGTTAAGTTTCAGGATGAGCAAAAGTAGCGTTCCAACTTCAGTTGTAAAGCTGTTAGAGCGTTGGTTTCATCTTTCGCCCAATGTCAGTGCTGCGCCTCAGCGAATGTTTCAGTCTCTTGGAGAGGAAATGCCTCAGTCTACTAAAACCGCCATCATGATTATTGGAGGAGCCGAAGATAAAGTTCATGGGCGGGAAATTCTGCATAGTTTTTTTATTCGTTCTGGATCAACAGATGCTCGCATCGCCATTATTCCATCAGCATCTCGTGAACCCGCTGTGATCGGTGAGCGCTATCGAGAAATTTTCACGGAGATGGGCGCAAAGGGAATTGAAATCCTGGATATCCGCGATCGCGATCAGTGTGAAGACCCGTTACTGCAATCCTATGTTGAAAATTGCACAGGTGTATTTATGACTGGAGGAGATCAACTCCGGCTCTGCGGTTTGCTGGCAGACACCTCATTAATGAGCAAAGTCCGTTACCGAGCGCAGCGTGGCGAAATTACTCTGGCTGGAACAAGTGCTGGGGCTGCGGTCATGGGTCACTACATGATTGCGGGAGGGGGCAGTGGGGAGTCTCCAAATCGTTCACTGGTGGATATCACAACAGGGTTGGGCATTATTCCAGAACTGCTCGTTGATCAGCATTTTCACAACCGTAATCGGATGGCTCGTTTGATGAGTGCGATCGCAGCTCATTTCGACCGGCTTGGCGTTGGAATTGATGAAGATACCTGCGCCGTGTTTGAGGGAGATGGCTTATTGCAGGTCATGGGGAAAGGAACCGTCACCATCATCGATCCTGCTGGTGTGATTCACACCAACCACTCCTGTATCGGAGCAACTGACCCACTCAGCATTGGCAACTTACGGGTTCATCTTCTAGTGCATGGTGATCAGTTTGATTTACGCAAGCGCCTACCAATCCTGAAACAGTCTTCTTGACTGAACTGAAATCTGCCCCAAACAATTTCAACATCC is a window of Leptolyngbyaceae cyanobacterium JSC-12 DNA encoding:
- a CDS encoding 2-C-methyl-D-erythritol 2,4-cyclodiphosphate synthase (IMG reference gene:2510097873~PFAM: YgbB family~TIGRFAM: 2-C-methyl-D-erythritol 2,4-cyclodiphosphate synthase); translated protein: MASIRIGNGYDIHRLVPERPLILGGIKIEHSLGLLGHSDADVLTHAIMDAMLGALSLGDIGHYFPPTDPKWEGADSLKLLEQVDQLIQDKGWQICNIDSVIVAERPKLKPHIPAMRDRLATVLHLQSDQVGIKATTNEKLDATGREEGIAAYAVVLLEQAKTR
- a CDS encoding tRNA (guanine-N1)-methyltransferase (IMG reference gene:2510097877~PFAM: tRNA (Guanine-1)-methyltransferase~TIGRFAM: tRNA (guanine-N1)-methyltransferase); translation: MRIDIVTLFPDFFRSPLSSGLLGKALAKQIAEVHLTNPRDFATDRHKRVDDEPYGGGVGMLMKPEPIFAAVESLPLLPQREVLLMSPQGETMHQQMFQEFAATCAQLVIICGHYEGVDDRVLHLVNREISLGDFILTCGEIPALALVNGVVRLLPGTVGKEESLKAESFEQGLLDYPQYTRPPVFRGWAVPEVLLSGNHQAIARWRKQQQIQRTRDRRPDLYARWLEQTGEQEG
- a CDS encoding ABC-type dipeptide transport system, periplasmic component (IMG reference gene:2510097871~PFAM: Bacterial extracellular solute-binding proteins, family 5 Middle~manually curated), coding for MRKGWRSLAIAFMVCWVAIALNACNSDLLKQSSARGDQIVLSTLSDFKTFNYAFNGEFPNMFLFTYEGLVSENPETAEVEPALAESWEMSEDKKRITFTLRDGLKWSDGQPLTADDVIFSYNDVYLNEKIPTDLRDVLRLGDGNQFPSVRKVDNRRVEFTIPEPFAPFLKTTGGIAILPAHALRESVYTNDANGKPLFLSTWGTDTDPKKVVVNGAFTLESYTPGQRYIFRRNPFYWRKDAQGQQLPYIDRLILQIVESTDTQLIRFRTGELDMLGELSTLRPEDFSLLKQEEKRGNFQIQQGGLRTGTLYVSFNLNTGRRENGTPLVDPIKSRWFNTKEFRQAVAYAINREQMINNAFRGLAEPQNSPISVQSPYYLKPEEGLKTYEYNPQKSKDLLQQAGFKYNAQGQLFDAEGNRVRFNFITNAENKLRVAIGAQIKQDLAAIGMQVDFTPIAFNSVIEKIDTSLDWECILLGLTGGTEPHNGFNVWNPDGGSHSFNQGPKPGSPPIIGRTVSDWEKEIGQLYVQGARELNEAKRKEIYAKTQQITQEYLPFIYLANAKAMAAVRNRVENVRYNAIGLGIWNLPEQKVISR
- a CDS encoding hypothetical protein (IMG reference gene:2510097870), with amino-acid sequence MSDQQLYVVDVDITDARLEGLTAVCEQTAQNMKQSFPDVVGSRPD
- a CDS encoding hypothetical protein (IMG reference gene:2510097876), with the protein product MPELHVVRSCLSAMSVVFVNAVTVDLIASVPKIQLTMASEAYAKSSGGRSGGGSLW
- a CDS encoding cyanophycinase (IMG reference gene:2510097878~PFAM: Peptidase family S51~TIGRFAM: cyanophycinase) — protein: MSKSSVPTSVVKLLERWFHLSPNVSAAPQRMFQSLGEEMPQSTKTAIMIIGGAEDKVHGREILHSFFIRSGSTDARIAIIPSASREPAVIGERYREIFTEMGAKGIEILDIRDRDQCEDPLLQSYVENCTGVFMTGGDQLRLCGLLADTSLMSKVRYRAQRGEITLAGTSAGAAVMGHYMIAGGGSGESPNRSLVDITTGLGIIPELLVDQHFHNRNRMARLMSAIAAHFDRLGVGIDEDTCAVFEGDGLLQVMGKGTVTIIDPAGVIHTNHSCIGATDPLSIGNLRVHLLVHGDQFDLRKRLPILKQSS
- a CDS encoding hypothetical protein (IMG reference gene:2510097872~PFAM: Protein of unknown function (DUF820)), producing MAIAAQPTKIFYPSSDGKPLAETSVHVDAIINAVVALRQYLVGQQAIVLADQFLYYAQGYPRLRVAPDVMVIFNVPPGPRDNYKTWEEGEVPVVIFEMTSNATKDEDQTYKKILYEQLGVQEYWQFDPKGEWIPEKLKGYRLRNELYELIEDGRSAPLELRLEVENQLIGFYREDTGEKILAPDDLLQALQQEIAARQTAEALAEQERQRAEQERQRAEQERQRAEQERQRAEQERQRAEAAETQVDRLREQLRTLGVDPGA